From one Ignavibacteria bacterium genomic stretch:
- a CDS encoding ATP-binding cassette domain-containing protein, translated as MIKITSLRKSFGSNTVLKDISLTVPSGSTTCIIGRSGCGKSVLLKHIVGLLKADSGTVEIDGRQIQTLHRKELFKVRSQIGYVFQGAALFDSLNVYSNVVIGMVERGIHDKAVLIPEAQRVLSAVSLLPPYSERETPAYQHAFTELSTKRPSDLSGGMRKRVGVARALVGNPDYIFYDEPTTGLDPVTSQQIDDLIAGLSQTLNVTSVVITHDMFSIFNVASRVVMIHDGIIWFQGTVPELRSSADPVVVDFLSRYVAEGF; from the coding sequence ATGATTAAAATCACCAGTCTGAGAAAGTCGTTTGGCTCAAACACCGTCCTGAAGGATATCAGCCTTACGGTTCCTTCCGGCAGTACAACCTGCATTATTGGTCGCTCCGGCTGTGGCAAAAGCGTCCTGCTTAAACATATCGTTGGTCTGCTGAAGGCCGATTCCGGTACCGTAGAAATTGATGGCAGGCAAATTCAGACATTACATCGTAAAGAGCTCTTCAAAGTGCGCAGCCAGATTGGCTACGTGTTCCAGGGTGCAGCACTTTTTGATTCGCTGAATGTGTACAGCAATGTAGTTATTGGCATGGTGGAACGGGGTATCCACGACAAGGCGGTGTTGATTCCCGAAGCGCAACGTGTGTTAAGTGCCGTTAGCCTGCTGCCCCCGTATTCCGAACGAGAAACACCAGCCTATCAGCATGCTTTTACCGAACTGTCCACCAAACGTCCGTCCGACCTGTCAGGCGGCATGCGGAAGCGCGTTGGTGTTGCCCGCGCCCTGGTTGGCAACCCTGATTATATTTTTTATGATGAGCCAACAACCGGTCTGGATCCGGTAACATCCCAGCAAATTGATGATTTAATAGCGGGTTTATCGCAAACCCTGAACGTTACCTCGGTTGTTATCACGCACGACATGTTTAGCATTTTTAATGTTGCAAGCCGGGTTGTGATGATCCATGATGGAATTATCTGGTTTCAGGGTACCGTACCCGAGCTGCGAAGCAGTGCCGACCCCGTTGTGGTTGATTTTCTTTCACGGTATGTTGCCGAGGGGTTTTAA
- a CDS encoding ABC transporter ATP-binding protein: METLLNVKGLTTEFRTEGAVVKAVNNVSFSVGKGRTLGIVGESGSGKSVTSLSVMRLIQSPPGKIVSGSVCFTEADGTVTDLLQLSEDSMRAYRGNRIAMIFQEPMTSLNPVFTCGNQIIEAIRLHQKVDKQTATRCALELLNEVQLPRPEHMLRSYPHQLSGGQKQRVMIAMAMSCNPDLLIADEPTTALDVTVQATILDLMRRLQRTHGMSMMFITHDLGVIAEIADDVIVMYKGKIVEQGPVEQIFTNPQHPYTKGLLACRPRLDTKLKVLPTVLDFMVEDDAGNITERTADNPDALVHQLKFSEIEIQQRNDAFNTVPPILSVNDLKVHFPIRSGLLGRITGWVRAVDGVSFSVRPGETLGLVGESGCGKTTTGRAVLRLVEPTGGTVMFKDRDVRALGPAELKALRKDFQIIFQDPYSSLNPRLSVGNAISEVLRVHGIGSSDKERKEQVLYLLDKVNLLPRHYNNYPHEFSGGQRQRICIARALALKPSLLICDESVSALDVSVQAQVLNLLVSLRDEFKLTYIFISHDLSVVKFISDRIAVMNAGKIEEIGVAQNIYHSPASEYTRGLIDAIPLGTVEDIRKRRAERDAA, from the coding sequence ATGGAAACACTACTGAATGTTAAGGGGCTTACCACTGAGTTCCGTACCGAAGGGGCTGTGGTAAAGGCCGTGAATAACGTGAGCTTCTCGGTGGGGAAGGGACGCACCCTTGGTATCGTGGGCGAATCCGGTTCGGGGAAATCGGTAACAAGCCTTAGCGTTATGCGGCTTATCCAAAGCCCACCCGGTAAAATCGTAAGCGGTAGCGTCTGCTTTACCGAGGCCGACGGCACGGTGACAGACCTACTGCAGCTTTCGGAAGATTCCATGCGCGCCTATCGGGGAAACCGCATTGCGATGATTTTCCAGGAACCAATGACGTCACTTAACCCTGTATTTACATGTGGGAATCAGATTATTGAAGCCATCAGGCTTCATCAAAAAGTTGATAAACAAACAGCAACCCGGTGTGCCCTTGAACTGCTGAACGAAGTGCAGCTTCCCCGACCGGAACACATGCTGCGGTCGTACCCGCACCAGCTGTCGGGCGGACAAAAGCAGCGCGTTATGATTGCCATGGCAATGAGCTGCAATCCGGATCTGCTGATTGCCGATGAGCCAACTACTGCCCTTGACGTTACGGTACAGGCAACGATACTGGATTTGATGCGCAGACTTCAGCGCACTCACGGTATGAGCATGATGTTTATCACCCACGATTTGGGTGTGATCGCCGAAATTGCCGATGATGTTATCGTAATGTATAAAGGTAAAATTGTTGAGCAGGGACCCGTTGAACAGATATTTACCAACCCTCAGCACCCCTATACCAAGGGACTCCTGGCATGCCGCCCGCGCCTGGATACAAAATTGAAGGTTCTTCCAACTGTTCTTGACTTTATGGTGGAGGATGATGCCGGTAATATTACCGAGCGTACCGCCGATAATCCCGATGCGCTCGTACATCAACTGAAGTTTTCCGAGATCGAAATACAACAACGCAACGACGCGTTCAACACGGTGCCGCCTATCCTGTCGGTTAACGATTTAAAGGTTCACTTCCCGATCAGGTCCGGACTACTGGGCCGAATTACCGGCTGGGTAAGGGCGGTGGACGGAGTGTCGTTTTCGGTACGCCCGGGCGAAACGCTGGGCCTGGTTGGCGAGAGCGGCTGCGGCAAAACAACTACGGGCAGGGCTGTGCTCCGTCTGGTTGAACCTACGGGGGGGACGGTTATGTTTAAGGACCGGGATGTTCGGGCTCTGGGGCCTGCAGAACTGAAAGCACTCCGCAAGGATTTCCAGATCATCTTCCAGGATCCGTACTCTTCGTTAAATCCACGCCTGAGTGTGGGAAATGCAATCTCGGAGGTTCTGCGAGTACATGGTATCGGCAGTTCCGATAAAGAGCGGAAGGAGCAGGTGCTGTACCTGCTGGATAAGGTAAACTTGCTGCCACGTCATTACAACAACTACCCGCACGAGTTTTCGGGCGGACAACGCCAGCGAATTTGTATTGCCCGCGCTCTTGCCTTAAAGCCAAGCCTGCTTATCTGCGATGAAAGCGTGAGTGCATTAGATGTGTCGGTGCAGGCACAAGTGCTTAACCTGCTGGTATCACTGCGCGATGAGTTTAAGCTTACGTACATTTTTATTTCTCATGACTTGAGTGTTGTAAAGTTTATCAGCGATCGTATTGCTGTGATGAATGCCGGTAAGATCGAGGAAATCGGTGTTGCCCAAAATATTTATCATTCTCCAGCAAGTGAATATACCAGGGGCTTAATAGATGCCATACCACTTGGTACCGTTGAAGATATTCGGAAACGCCGTGCTGAACGTGATGCTGCATAG
- a CDS encoding deoxyhypusine synthase family protein: MSKPISEFIENNFLHFNAAALVDAAKGYVRHLDEGGKMMITLAGAMSTAELGKTLAEMIRQDKVQIITCTGANLEEDIMNLVAHSHYKRVPHYRDLSPQDEWALLEKGYNRVTDTCIPEEEAFRKIQKHIVKQWKGAQDSGERAFPHEFMYRMLLSGEMEQYYEIDPANSWMLAAAEKNLPIIVPGWEDSTMGNIFASYCIKGELLPTTMKSGIEYMMWLSDWYRKNSSGKGVGFFQIGGGIAGDFPICVVPMMYQDLGWHDVPFWSYFCQISDSTTSYGSYSGAVPNEKITWGKLDITTPKFIVESDATIVAPLIFAWIMGW, from the coding sequence ATGAGCAAGCCAATTTCTGAGTTTATCGAGAATAACTTCCTTCACTTTAACGCAGCCGCACTGGTGGATGCCGCCAAAGGGTATGTACGCCACCTTGACGAAGGTGGTAAAATGATGATAACCCTGGCAGGTGCGATGAGTACGGCTGAGCTGGGTAAGACGCTTGCCGAGATGATCCGTCAGGACAAGGTGCAGATCATTACGTGTACGGGAGCAAATCTCGAGGAAGATATCATGAACCTGGTGGCGCACTCGCACTATAAACGAGTGCCTCACTACCGTGATTTATCGCCGCAGGACGAATGGGCCTTGCTCGAGAAAGGGTATAACCGCGTTACAGATACCTGTATACCGGAGGAGGAGGCATTCAGGAAAATTCAAAAGCACATTGTTAAGCAGTGGAAGGGGGCTCAGGATTCGGGTGAACGCGCCTTCCCGCATGAGTTCATGTACAGGATGCTCCTAAGTGGCGAGATGGAGCAGTATTACGAGATCGACCCCGCAAACAGTTGGATGCTGGCAGCTGCCGAAAAGAATCTGCCCATCATCGTGCCGGGGTGGGAAGACAGTACCATGGGCAACATCTTCGCGTCATACTGCATCAAGGGAGAACTACTGCCAACAACCATGAAGAGCGGGATTGAATACATGATGTGGCTGTCTGACTGGTATCGGAAGAACTCATCAGGCAAGGGAGTGGGCTTCTTCCAGATTGGCGGCGGTATAGCTGGTGACTTCCCGATTTGTGTGGTGCCGATGATGTATCAGGATCTGGGATGGCATGATGTACCATTCTGGTCGTACTTCTGCCAGATTTCGGATTCCACAACATCGTACGGTTCGTACTCCGGTGCTGTGCCAAACGAAAAAATCACGTGGGGGAAGCTGGACATCACCACGCCGAAGTTCATCGTAGAGTCCGATGCTACAATTGTAGCACCGCTCATTTTTGCCTGGATTATGGGTTGGTAA
- a CDS encoding AI-2E family transporter encodes MDATIRSRNAALLFICAALAITAGYLVRDLLLPLVVAIFFAILFQPITHTVKKLRLPSWIGLIIVVALTGGAIWGIASIVAVGVDAVNAKAPEYSAKIQRMVLEAQHYIQNMPGGTELLNPANFSINQDTIIKTASQVLGSVVGIVGDTILVLIYLIFMLVSSVKFNEKMDAALDRANAAHLKKVATEVNAKVLKYLRVKTFFNVINAGITYGVLIYFNIDFAPLFALLTFFITYLPNIGSVVGVVLPGIVSLIQYEDPALTLIAVGVLAVLQSLVGNVLEPRAMGQSFDLSPVVVLFSLVFWGWMWGVVGMILSVPIMAIVKATMEQFETTAPLAILMGNRKPVPEPMKAGV; translated from the coding sequence ATGGATGCAACCATTCGAAGCCGAAATGCTGCCTTGCTGTTTATCTGTGCGGCACTTGCTATCACAGCAGGGTATCTTGTCAGAGATCTGCTGCTGCCCTTGGTTGTGGCTATCTTTTTTGCTATTCTTTTTCAGCCAATTACCCATACCGTAAAAAAACTGCGGTTACCGTCGTGGATTGGACTCATTATCGTGGTGGCACTAACTGGCGGCGCTATCTGGGGCATTGCCTCGATTGTGGCAGTTGGCGTGGATGCTGTAAACGCAAAGGCACCCGAATACAGTGCTAAAATTCAGCGTATGGTATTGGAAGCACAGCACTATATTCAAAATATGCCGGGTGGAACAGAACTCCTGAATCCCGCTAACTTTTCGATAAACCAGGATACTATCATCAAAACAGCAAGCCAGGTTCTTGGGTCAGTGGTCGGCATCGTTGGCGATACCATCCTGGTGCTGATATACCTGATCTTCATGCTCGTAAGCTCGGTTAAGTTTAACGAGAAAATGGATGCCGCACTCGATAGGGCCAATGCGGCGCACCTGAAAAAAGTTGCTACTGAGGTAAATGCAAAAGTGCTGAAGTATCTGCGAGTGAAAACCTTTTTTAACGTTATTAATGCGGGAATAACCTATGGTGTGTTAATATATTTTAATATTGATTTTGCACCACTTTTTGCATTGCTGACGTTCTTCATTACGTACCTGCCTAATATCGGCTCGGTTGTAGGCGTTGTATTGCCTGGTATTGTATCGCTTATTCAGTACGAAGACCCCGCACTGACGCTGATTGCCGTTGGAGTTCTGGCAGTACTTCAAAGCCTGGTTGGGAATGTATTGGAGCCACGGGCCATGGGACAAAGCTTCGACCTGAGTCCGGTTGTCGTCTTATTTTCGTTAGTTTTCTGGGGATGGATGTGGGGTGTTGTTGGCATGATTTTGTCAGTTCCAATAATGGCAATCGTAAAAGCTACCATGGAGCAGTTCGAAACAACCGCACCGCTTGCAATTTTGATGGGTAATCGGAAGCCTGTGCCGGAACCCATGAAGGCGGGTGTATGA
- a CDS encoding ATP-binding cassette domain-containing protein codes for MTIEVDNVTVTHNGIASVSGVSLTITAPSVTLVTGATGSGKSTLLRLLWADIIPTMGTVTINGTSTRKMRSAGLQAHRKAIGIVHQFSYLNSVLTAFQNVLMPCATHNNDAAKATATALELLALLGVSHCRTKLPGQLSGGERQLVAIARALITNPTLFIADEPLSMLDSHSAQRVLDVLNQRISAGMGMVVSSHNDALTGAFPNATMVRLEEGRVIA; via the coding sequence ATGACGATTGAGGTTGACAATGTCACGGTAACCCACAACGGCATTGCCTCGGTCAGCGGTGTCAGCCTGACAATTACCGCACCTTCAGTTACTCTTGTTACCGGTGCCACGGGCTCCGGCAAGTCAACACTGCTACGACTGCTATGGGCTGATATCATCCCTACGATGGGTACGGTTACCATAAACGGGACATCTACCCGAAAAATGCGGTCAGCAGGGTTACAGGCCCACAGAAAGGCAATTGGCATTGTGCACCAGTTCTCATATCTGAACAGTGTGCTTACGGCCTTCCAGAATGTTCTCATGCCGTGTGCAACCCATAATAACGATGCCGCAAAGGCAACCGCTACCGCTCTGGAACTCCTTGCCCTCCTGGGCGTTAGTCACTGCCGTACAAAACTGCCGGGGCAGCTCTCGGGCGGTGAGCGACAGCTTGTTGCCATTGCCAGAGCACTAATCACGAATCCAACATTGTTTATTGCAGACGAACCACTGAGCATGCTTGATTCACACTCTGCACAACGGGTACTTGATGTCCTGAATCAGCGTATTTCAGCCGGAATGGGCATGGTTGTCAGCTCGCATAACGACGCTTTGACCGGAGCATTCCCGAATGCCACCATGGTACGTCTTGAAGAAGGAAGGGTGATAGCCTGA
- the dapB gene encoding 4-hydroxy-tetrahydrodipicolinate reductase, with product MTKIALIGYGAMGKEIHGLAEVHGCTVVQIFDADNPLSNADFASWDVAVDFSSADAIAANVELLCSMKKNMVIGTTGWNSQQERIHNTISKAGVGCVVGSNFSVGMQIFLRLTRTAAALLNSTPDYDIMVHEWHHKRKADSPSGTALTIANIVIGELDRKKHVATETMHQPADPEVLHVTSTRGGEIPGRHTVTIDGPFDRIDLIHDARNRSGFASGALRAAQWIHGKNGLYRFDDIFSHMSNSSNEDC from the coding sequence ATGACGAAGATTGCACTGATCGGCTACGGAGCCATGGGCAAGGAAATTCACGGCCTGGCAGAAGTCCATGGCTGTACGGTAGTTCAGATTTTCGATGCTGATAATCCGCTTAGCAATGCGGACTTTGCCTCATGGGATGTGGCCGTTGACTTTAGCAGTGCCGATGCAATTGCTGCAAATGTTGAGCTGCTGTGCTCCATGAAAAAAAACATGGTTATCGGCACTACCGGCTGGAATAGTCAGCAGGAACGTATTCACAACACCATTTCCAAGGCAGGTGTGGGCTGCGTTGTTGGCTCCAACTTCTCTGTTGGCATGCAGATCTTTCTGCGCCTTACCCGTACAGCGGCAGCCTTGTTGAATTCAACACCAGATTACGACATCATGGTGCACGAATGGCACCATAAACGAAAAGCCGACAGCCCCAGCGGAACCGCTCTGACAATTGCAAACATTGTTATTGGCGAGCTGGACAGAAAGAAGCACGTTGCAACCGAGACCATGCACCAGCCTGCTGACCCCGAGGTCCTTCACGTAACGTCAACCCGCGGTGGCGAAATCCCGGGTAGGCATACTGTGACGATTGATGGTCCGTTTGACAGGATTGACCTTATCCACGATGCCCGAAACCGCTCTGGCTTTGCATCGGGTGCTCTGCGTGCCGCACAATGGATTCACGGGAAAAACGGCTTATACCGCTTTGATGACATCTTTTCACACATGAGCAATTCCAGCAATGAAGATTGTTAA